GACGACGGCGTGTTCCTGGAAGTCCAGAAGGACTTCGCGGCGAACCTGGTCGTCGGCTTCGCGCACCTCGGCGGTCTGGCCGTGGGCATCGTCGCCAACCAGCCCATGGTCATGGCGGGCGTGCTGAACATCGACGCCGCCGACAAGGGCGCGCGGTTCATCCGCACCTGCAACATCTACAACATCCCGCTGATCACGCTGGTGGACGTGCCCGGCTTCCTGCCCGGCGTCGCGCAGGAGCACGGCGGCATCATCCGCCACGGCGCGAAGATGCTGTTTTCCTACTCCGCCGCGACGGTGCCGAAGCTCACCGTGATCCTGCGCAAGGCCTACGGCGGCGCCTTCCTGGCGATGTGCAGCAAGGACGTCGGCGCGGAGTCCGTGCTGGCCTGGCCCACGGCCGAGATCGCCGTGATGGGGCCGGAGGGGGCCGCGCGGGTGCTCTACCGCAAGGAACTGAAGGAGGCGGCCGATCCCGTCGCCCTGTTCAAGGAGAAGGTCGCCGAGTACCGGCAGGAGCACGCCAACCCGTTCCACGCCGCCGAGGCGCTGCACCTGGACGACATCATCCGCCCGTCGTGGACCCGGCGCCTGCTGATCGAGCGCCTGGGCCTGCTGCGGACCAAGCGCGACATCCGCCCCCACAAGAAGCACGGGAACATACCGCTATGATGACGCACATGTCGCCGTGGATGGTCGCCCTGGTCGCCTTCGGCCTCGTGTTCATGGCCCTGGGGCTGCTGGCGACCCTGTTGTACGTCCTGCGCGCCCTGTCGGTCCGCTCCCTGAAGGGCGCGCGCGCGCCGGAGCAGGGCGGACTCGATCCCGATACCCTCGC
The sequence above is a segment of the bacterium genome. Coding sequences within it:
- a CDS encoding carboxyl transferase domain-containing protein, with amino-acid sequence AVGIVKALLTYLPQNNMETPPSRHFDGTVIDDEEMDWIIPDDPRAAYDVKEVISRLVDDGVFLEVQKDFAANLVVGFAHLGGLAVGIVANQPMVMAGVLNIDAADKGARFIRTCNIYNIPLITLVDVPGFLPGVAQEHGGIIRHGAKMLFSYSAATVPKLTVILRKAYGGAFLAMCSKDVGAESVLAWPTAEIAVMGPEGAARVLYRKELKEAADPVALFKEKVAEYRQEHANPFHAAEALHLDDIIRPSWTRRLLIERLGLLRTKRDIRPHKKHGNIPL